The sequence below is a genomic window from Escherichia marmotae.
GAATTTCATCGGTGCCGCTGGCGTTGCTTCATCTGGCAACGGCTGCTCTGGTGTCATCTGTTTAACCATCATCTCCGCCAGCCCCAGACCTTTGCCTGCTGTCATCTGTTGGGCAATCTGCTGGTCATACATACTGGTGTAGAGTCGGGTATGCTCGCTGCTGAACAGGCCATCTTTCGGTAAGGCTTCACGCATACTTTTCAGCATCATCTGCACGAACATCCCTTCTACCTGACGAGCCACCGGGCGAATATTTGCCGCCGGATCTTCACCCACTTTCGCTTTCAGGTCATTAAGCGATTGTGCATCCCAGGCGGCACTGGCCAGCAGTTTGCTGTCGCTAATCATCAGATGATTTCCAGTTTTGCCCGCAGACATCCCGCGCTTTGCATCGATTGCAGTATGGACATCAGATCCATCGGCGTAGCCCCCAATGCATTGAGCGCGCGCACTACGTTATTGAGGCTGGCGCTTGAACGCACGCTTTGCAGCGAACCACCGCTCTGACGTAAGTCGATCTGCGTTTGTGGGGTTACCACGGTTTCTCCACCACCAAACGGCGTATCTGGCTGGCTGACATTCACCTGCCGATTCACCGTAACCGAGAGGTTGCCCTGTGCCACCGCGCAGCTATCGAGGGTCACTTCACGATTCATCACCACTGAACCGGTACGCGAGTTAATAATCACTTTGGCGTCCTGCGGAGTGACATTGACCTGCATGTTCTGGATATCGGCAAGGAAACGCACCTGGGAACTGTTGCCACTCGGCACGCGTACCTGAATAGTTCGCGCATCTAACGCCGTCGCGTTGCCGTATCCGCGTGTGCGGTTGATGGTATCGGCAATTTCCTGCGCCAGGGTGAAATCTTCCTCATTTAGCTGCAAATTGAAGGTATTGCCAGCACCAAACTGGCTGGGCAATTCGCGCTCAATAATTGCACCATTGGTGATCCGTCCGCCATTCAATTGGTTAACCTGAACACTGCTGCCCCCCGCCGATGCGCCTGCGCCGCCGACCAGAATATTGCCCTGCGCCAGCGCATACACCTGGCTATCGACACCCTTAAGCGGTGTCATCAGCAGCGTACCGCCACGCAGACTTTTGGCGTTACCCATCGACGACACCACGACATCAATGGTTTGCCCCTGGCGTCCAAAAGGCGGAAGTGACGCCGTCACCATTACCGCAGCGACGTTTTTTAACTGCATATTGGTGCCTGTCGGAACGGTAATTCCCAACTGCGAGAGCATGTTATTTAGCGTTTGCGTGGTAAACGGCGTCTGGGTCGTCTGGTCACCCGTACCATCCAGGCCAACTACCAACCCATAACCAATCAGCGAGTTTTGCCGTACGCCCTGAACGCTGGTGAGATCGCGAATACGGTCGGCCTGCGCCACGACCGCAACCAGCAGAAGAATGAATGCAGAGAGAAATTTAATCACCACAGCCTCACTTACATTGGCGACAGGTTAAGGAAGAAACGCTGTAACCAGCCCATATTTTGTGCTTCGTTAATGTAGCCATTGCCAACGTACTCAATGCGCGCATCCGCCACCTGGGTAGACGGTACGGTGTTGCTACCACTGATAGTGCGTGGATTGACCACGCCGGAGAAGCGAATAAATTCGGTGCCCTGATTAATGGCGATCTGTTTTTCACCCACCACATGCAGGTTACCGTTTACCAGCACTTGATCGACCGTCACCGTCAACGTGCCGCTGAAGGTATTGCTGGCATTGGCTCCACCTTTCCCGTTGAAGCTATTGCCGCCAGAGGCATCG
It includes:
- the flgI gene encoding flagellar basal body P-ring protein FlgI translates to MIKFLSAFILLLVAVVAQADRIRDLTSVQGVRQNSLIGYGLVVGLDGTGDQTTQTPFTTQTLNNMLSQLGITVPTGTNMQLKNVAAVMVTASLPPFGRQGQTIDVVVSSMGNAKSLRGGTLLMTPLKGVDSQVYALAQGNILVGGAGASAGGSSVQVNQLNGGRITNGAIIERELPSQFGAGNTFNLQLNEEDFTLAQEIADTINRTRGYGNATALDARTIQVRVPSGNSSQVRFLADIQNMQVNVTPQDAKVIINSRTGSVVMNREVTLDSCAVAQGNLSVTVNRQVNVSQPDTPFGGGETVVTPQTQIDLRQSGGSLQSVRSSASLNNVVRALNALGATPMDLMSILQSMQSAGCLRAKLEII